One Diceros bicornis minor isolate mBicDic1 chromosome 26, mDicBic1.mat.cur, whole genome shotgun sequence DNA segment encodes these proteins:
- the TAOK2 gene encoding serine/threonine-protein kinase TAO2 isoform X5 — MPAGGRAGSLKDPDVAELFFKDDPEKLFSDLREIGHGSFGAVYFARDVRNSEVVAIKKMSYSGKQSNEKWQDIIKEVRFLQKLRHPNTIQYRGCYLREHTAWLVMEYCLGSASDLLEVHKKPLQEVEIAAVTHGALQGLAYLHSHNMIHRDVKAGNILLSEPGLVKLGDFGSASIMAPANSFVGTPYWMAPEVILAMDEGQYDGKVDVWSLGITCIELAERKPPLFNMNAMSALYHIAQNESPVLQSGHWSEYFRNFVDSCLQKIPQDRPTSEVLLKHRFVLRERPPTVIMDLIQRTKDAVRELDNLQYRKMKKILFQEAPNGPGAEAPEEEEPTPCPQEAEPYMHRAGTLTSLESSHSVPSMSISASSQSSSVNSLADASDNEEEEEEEEEEEEEEEEGPEAREMAMMQEGEHTVTSHSSIIHRLPGSDNLYDDPYQPEMTPSPLQPPAAPAPTSTTSSARRRAYCRNRDHFATIRTASLVSRQIQEHEQDSALREQLSGYKRMRRQHQKQLLALESRLRGEREEHSARLQRELEAQRAGFGAEAEKLSRRHQAIGEKEARAAQAEERKFQQHILGQQKKELAALLEAQKRTYKLRKEQLKEELQENPSTPKREKAEWLLRQKEQLQQCQAEEEAGLLRRQRQYFELQCRQYKRKMLLARHSLDQDLLREDLNKKQTQKDLECALLLRQHEATRELELRQLQAVQRTRAELTRLQHQTELGNQLEYNKRREQELRQKHAAQVRQQPKSLKSKELQIKKQFQETCKIQTRQYKALRAHLLETTPKAQHKSLLKRLKEEQTRKLAILAEQYDQSISEMLSSQAVVSSILLLQRFSEHLRAHVCGLMRPRRQSSRPFGSSFNRNWSCSMLTRARSRSAQRVNTRESYGSWSRE; from the exons ATGCCAGCTGGGGGCCGGGCCGGGAGCCTGAAGGACCCTGATGTGGCTGAGCTCTTCTTCAAGGATGACCCCGAAAAGCTCTTCTCTGACCTCCGCGAAATTGGCCATGGCAGCTTTGGAGCCGTGTACTTT GCCCGGGATGTCCGGAATAGTGAGGTGGTGGCCATCAAGAAGATGTCCTACAGTGGGAAGCAGTCAAATGAG AAGTGGCAGGACATCATCAAGGAGGTGCGGTTCCTACAGAAGCTCCGGCATCCCAATACCATTCAGTACCGGGGCTGTTACCTGAGGGAGCACACGGCTTGG CTGGTGATGGAGTATTGCCTGGGCTCAGCTTCTGACCTTCTAGAAG tgcaCAAGAAGCCCCTTCAGGAGGTGGAGATCGCGGCTGTGACTCACGGTGCCCTTCAGGGCCTGGCTTATCTGCACTCCCACAACATGATCCATAG GGATGTGAAAGCTGGAAACATCCTGCTGTCAGAGCCAGGCTTGGTGAAGCTGGGGGACTTTGGCTCTGCATCCATCATGGCACCTGCCAACTCCTTTGTGGGCACCCCATACTG GATGGCTCCGGAAGTGATTCTGGCAATGGATGAGGGGCAGTACGATGGCAAGGTGGATGTCTGGTCCTTGGGGATAACCTGCATCGAGCTGG CGGAACGGAAACCACCGCTGTTTAACATGAATGCGATGAGTGCCTTATACCACATTGCACAGAATGAGTCCCCCGTGCTCCAGTCAGGACACTG GTCTGAGTACTTCCGGAATTTTGTTGACTCCTGTCTTCAGAAAATTCCTCAAGACAGACCAACCTCAGAGGTTCTGCTGAAG CACCGCTTTGTGCTCCGGGAGCGGCCACCCACAGTCATCATGGACCTAATCCAGAGGACCAAGGATGCTGTGCGGGAGCTGGACAACCTGCAGTACCGCAAGATGAAGAAGATATTGTTCCAAGAAGCACCCAATGGCCCTGGCGCTGAAgccccagaggaggaggag CCTACGCCCTGTCCACAGGAGGCGGAGCCCTACATGCACCGTGCTGGGACGCTGACCAGTCTAGAGAGTAGCCACTCAGTGCCCAGCATGTCCATCAGCgcctccagccagagcagctcagTCAACAGCCTAGCAGATGCTTCAgacaatgaggaggaggaggaggaagaagaggaggaggaggaggaggaggaggaaggcccTGAAGCCCGGGAGATGGCCATGATGCAGGAGGGGGAGCACACAGTCACCTCCCATAGCTCCATCATCCACCGGCTGCCG GGCTCTGACAACCTGTATGATGACCCCTATCAGCCAGAGATGACCCCAAGCCCTCTCCAGCCACCTGCAGCCCCAGCTCCCACCTCTACCACCTCTTCTGCCCGCCGCCGGGCCTACTGCCGCAACCGGGACCATTTCGCCACCATCCGTACTGCCTCCCTG gTCAGCCGTCAGATCCAGGAGCATGAGCAGGACTCAGCCCTGCGGGAGCAGCTGAGTGGCTATAAGCGGATGCGACGACAGCACCAGAAACAGCTGCTGGCCTTGGAGTCGAGGCTGAGGGGTGAACGTGAGGAGCATAGTGCACGGTTGCAGCGGGAGCTTGAGGCACAGCGGGCTGGCTTTGGGGCTGAGGCAGAAAAGCTGTCACGGCGGCACCAGGCCATTGGTGAGAAGGAGGCACGAGCTGCCCAGGCCGAGGAGCGTAAGTTCCAGCAGCACATCCTGGGGCAGCAGAAGAAGGAGCTGGCTGCCCTCCTGGAGGCACAGAAGCGAACTTACAAACTTCGGAAGGAGCAGCTAAAGGAG GAGCTCCAGGAGAACCCCAGCACACCCAAGCGGGAGAAGGCCGAGTGGCTTTTGCGGCAGAAGGAGCAGCTACAGCAGtgccaggcagaggaggaggcagggctgcTGCGGCGGCAGCGCCAGTACTTTGAGCTACAGTGTCGCCAGTACAAGCGCAAGATGCTGCTGGCTCGTCACAGCCTGGACCAGGACCTGCTGCGAGAG GACTTGAACAAGAAACAGACACAGAAGGACTTGGAGTGTGCACTGCTGCTGCGACAGCATGAGGCCACACGGGAGCTGGAGCTACGGCAGCTCCAGGCTGTACAGCGCACACGGGCTGAGCTCACCCGCCTGCAGCACCAGACGGAGCTGGGCAACCAGCTGGAGTACAACAAGCGGCGTGAACAAGAGTTGCGGCAGAAGCACGCGGCCCAGGTTCGCCAGCAGCCCAAGAGCCTCAAA TCTAAGGAGCTGCAGATCAAGAAGCAGTTCCAGGAGACGTGTAAGATCCAGACTCGGCAGTACAAGGCTCTGCGGGCACACTTGCTGGAGACCACACCCAAAGCTCAGCACAAGAGCCTCCTTAAGCGGCTCAAGGAAGAACAGACCCGCAAGCTGGCAATCCTAGCCGAGCAGTATGACCAGTCCATCTCGGAGATGCTCAGCTCACAGGCG gttgtttccagtattttgcTATTACAACGCTTCAGTGAACACCTTCGAGCACATGT CTGCGGCTTGATGAGACCCAGGAGGCAGAGTTCCAGGCCCTTCGGCAGCAGCTTCAACAGGAACTGGAGCTGCTCAATGCTTACCAGAGCAAGATCAAGATCCGCACAGAGAGTCAACACGAGAGAGAGCTACGGGAGCTGGAGCAGAGAGTAG
- the TAOK2 gene encoding serine/threonine-protein kinase TAO2 isoform X4, producing the protein MPAGGRAGSLKDPDVAELFFKDDPEKLFSDLREIGHGSFGAVYFARDVRNSEVVAIKKMSYSGKQSNEKWQDIIKEVRFLQKLRHPNTIQYRGCYLREHTAWLVMEYCLGSASDLLEVHKKPLQEVEIAAVTHGALQGLAYLHSHNMIHRDVKAGNILLSEPGLVKLGDFGSASIMAPANSFVGTPYWMAPEVILAMDEGQYDGKVDVWSLGITCIELAERKPPLFNMNAMSALYHIAQNESPVLQSGHWSEYFRNFVDSCLQKIPQDRPTSEVLLKHRFVLRERPPTVIMDLIQRTKDAVRELDNLQYRKMKKILFQEAPNGPGAEAPEEEEEAEPYMHRAGTLTSLESSHSVPSMSISASSQSSSVNSLADASDNEEEEEEEEEEEEEEEEGPEAREMAMMQEGEHTVTSHSSIIHRLPGSDNLYDDPYQPEMTPSPLQPPAAPAPTSTTSSARRRAYCRNRDHFATIRTASLVSRQIQEHEQDSALREQLSGYKRMRRQHQKQLLALESRLRGEREEHSARLQRELEAQRAGFGAEAEKLSRRHQAIGEKEARAAQAEERKFQQHILGQQKKELAALLEAQKRTYKLRKEQLKEELQENPSTPKREKAEWLLRQKEQLQQCQAEEEAGLLRRQRQYFELQCRQYKRKMLLARHSLDQDLLREDLNKKQTQKDLECALLLRQHEATRELELRQLQAVQRTRAELTRLQHQTELGNQLEYNKRREQELRQKHAAQVRQQPKSLKSKELQIKKQFQETCKIQTRQYKALRAHLLETTPKAQHKSLLKRLKEEQTRKLAILAEQYDQSISEMLSSQALRLDETQEAEFQALRQQLQQELELLNAYQSKIKIRTESQHERELRELEQRVALRRALLEQRVEEELLALQTGRSERIRSLLERQAREIEAFDAESMRLGFSSMALGGIPAEAAAQGYPAPPPAPAWPSRPVPRSGAHWSHGPPPPGMPPPAWRQPSLLAPPGPPNWLGPPAQSGTPRGGALLLLRNSPQPLRRAASGGSGSDSVGPPAAAVPGPLSRSTSVASHILNGSSHFYS; encoded by the exons ATGCCAGCTGGGGGCCGGGCCGGGAGCCTGAAGGACCCTGATGTGGCTGAGCTCTTCTTCAAGGATGACCCCGAAAAGCTCTTCTCTGACCTCCGCGAAATTGGCCATGGCAGCTTTGGAGCCGTGTACTTT GCCCGGGATGTCCGGAATAGTGAGGTGGTGGCCATCAAGAAGATGTCCTACAGTGGGAAGCAGTCAAATGAG AAGTGGCAGGACATCATCAAGGAGGTGCGGTTCCTACAGAAGCTCCGGCATCCCAATACCATTCAGTACCGGGGCTGTTACCTGAGGGAGCACACGGCTTGG CTGGTGATGGAGTATTGCCTGGGCTCAGCTTCTGACCTTCTAGAAG tgcaCAAGAAGCCCCTTCAGGAGGTGGAGATCGCGGCTGTGACTCACGGTGCCCTTCAGGGCCTGGCTTATCTGCACTCCCACAACATGATCCATAG GGATGTGAAAGCTGGAAACATCCTGCTGTCAGAGCCAGGCTTGGTGAAGCTGGGGGACTTTGGCTCTGCATCCATCATGGCACCTGCCAACTCCTTTGTGGGCACCCCATACTG GATGGCTCCGGAAGTGATTCTGGCAATGGATGAGGGGCAGTACGATGGCAAGGTGGATGTCTGGTCCTTGGGGATAACCTGCATCGAGCTGG CGGAACGGAAACCACCGCTGTTTAACATGAATGCGATGAGTGCCTTATACCACATTGCACAGAATGAGTCCCCCGTGCTCCAGTCAGGACACTG GTCTGAGTACTTCCGGAATTTTGTTGACTCCTGTCTTCAGAAAATTCCTCAAGACAGACCAACCTCAGAGGTTCTGCTGAAG CACCGCTTTGTGCTCCGGGAGCGGCCACCCACAGTCATCATGGACCTAATCCAGAGGACCAAGGATGCTGTGCGGGAGCTGGACAACCTGCAGTACCGCAAGATGAAGAAGATATTGTTCCAAGAAGCACCCAATGGCCCTGGCGCTGAAgccccagaggaggaggag GAGGCGGAGCCCTACATGCACCGTGCTGGGACGCTGACCAGTCTAGAGAGTAGCCACTCAGTGCCCAGCATGTCCATCAGCgcctccagccagagcagctcagTCAACAGCCTAGCAGATGCTTCAgacaatgaggaggaggaggaggaagaagaggaggaggaggaggaggaggaggaaggcccTGAAGCCCGGGAGATGGCCATGATGCAGGAGGGGGAGCACACAGTCACCTCCCATAGCTCCATCATCCACCGGCTGCCG GGCTCTGACAACCTGTATGATGACCCCTATCAGCCAGAGATGACCCCAAGCCCTCTCCAGCCACCTGCAGCCCCAGCTCCCACCTCTACCACCTCTTCTGCCCGCCGCCGGGCCTACTGCCGCAACCGGGACCATTTCGCCACCATCCGTACTGCCTCCCTG gTCAGCCGTCAGATCCAGGAGCATGAGCAGGACTCAGCCCTGCGGGAGCAGCTGAGTGGCTATAAGCGGATGCGACGACAGCACCAGAAACAGCTGCTGGCCTTGGAGTCGAGGCTGAGGGGTGAACGTGAGGAGCATAGTGCACGGTTGCAGCGGGAGCTTGAGGCACAGCGGGCTGGCTTTGGGGCTGAGGCAGAAAAGCTGTCACGGCGGCACCAGGCCATTGGTGAGAAGGAGGCACGAGCTGCCCAGGCCGAGGAGCGTAAGTTCCAGCAGCACATCCTGGGGCAGCAGAAGAAGGAGCTGGCTGCCCTCCTGGAGGCACAGAAGCGAACTTACAAACTTCGGAAGGAGCAGCTAAAGGAG GAGCTCCAGGAGAACCCCAGCACACCCAAGCGGGAGAAGGCCGAGTGGCTTTTGCGGCAGAAGGAGCAGCTACAGCAGtgccaggcagaggaggaggcagggctgcTGCGGCGGCAGCGCCAGTACTTTGAGCTACAGTGTCGCCAGTACAAGCGCAAGATGCTGCTGGCTCGTCACAGCCTGGACCAGGACCTGCTGCGAGAG GACTTGAACAAGAAACAGACACAGAAGGACTTGGAGTGTGCACTGCTGCTGCGACAGCATGAGGCCACACGGGAGCTGGAGCTACGGCAGCTCCAGGCTGTACAGCGCACACGGGCTGAGCTCACCCGCCTGCAGCACCAGACGGAGCTGGGCAACCAGCTGGAGTACAACAAGCGGCGTGAACAAGAGTTGCGGCAGAAGCACGCGGCCCAGGTTCGCCAGCAGCCCAAGAGCCTCAAA TCTAAGGAGCTGCAGATCAAGAAGCAGTTCCAGGAGACGTGTAAGATCCAGACTCGGCAGTACAAGGCTCTGCGGGCACACTTGCTGGAGACCACACCCAAAGCTCAGCACAAGAGCCTCCTTAAGCGGCTCAAGGAAGAACAGACCCGCAAGCTGGCAATCCTAGCCGAGCAGTATGACCAGTCCATCTCGGAGATGCTCAGCTCACAGGCG CTGCGGCTTGATGAGACCCAGGAGGCAGAGTTCCAGGCCCTTCGGCAGCAGCTTCAACAGGAACTGGAGCTGCTCAATGCTTACCAGAGCAAGATCAAGATCCGCACAGAGAGTCAACACGAGAGAGAGCTACGGGAGCTGGAGCAGAGAGTAGCTCTGAGGCGGGCACTGCTGGAGCAGCGG gtggaggaggagctgCTGGCCCTACAGACAGGGCGCTCTGAGCGAATCCGGAGTTTGCTGGAGCGGCAGGCCCGTGAGATCGAGGCTTTCGATGCTGAGAGCATGAGGCTGGGCTTCTCCAGTATGGCTCTGGGGGGCATCCCAGCCGAGGCTGCTGCCCAGGGCTATCCCGCgccaccccctgcccctgcctGGCCCTCCCGTCCTGTTCCTCGTTCAGGGGCACACTGGAGCCACGGTCCTCCTCCACCAGGCATGCCCCCCCCAGCCTGGCGTCAGCCCTCCCTGCTGGCTCCCCCAGGTCCCCCAAACTGGCTGGGGCCCCCAGCACAGAGTGGGACACCCCGTGGTGGAGCCCTGCTGCTGCTAAGAAACAGCCCCCAGCCCTTGCGGCGTGCAGCCTCAGGGGGCAGTGGCAGTGACAGCGTGGGCCCACCTGCTGCTGCAGTGCCCGGGCCTCTGAGCCGCAGTACCAGTGTTGCTTCCCACATCCTCAATGGTTCCTCCCACTTCTATTCTTGA
- the TAOK2 gene encoding serine/threonine-protein kinase TAO2 isoform X3 has product MPAGGRAGSLKDPDVAELFFKDDPEKLFSDLREIGHGSFGAVYFARDVRNSEVVAIKKMSYSGKQSNEKWQDIIKEVRFLQKLRHPNTIQYRGCYLREHTAWLVMEYCLGSASDLLEVHKKPLQEVEIAAVTHGALQGLAYLHSHNMIHRDVKAGNILLSEPGLVKLGDFGSASIMAPANSFVGTPYWMAPEVILAMDEGQYDGKVDVWSLGITCIELAERKPPLFNMNAMSALYHIAQNESPVLQSGHWSEYFRNFVDSCLQKIPQDRPTSEVLLKHRFVLRERPPTVIMDLIQRTKDAVRELDNLQYRKMKKILFQEAPNGPGAEAPEEEEPTPCPQEAEPYMHRAGTLTSLESSHSVPSMSISASSQSSSVNSLADASDNEEEEEEEEEEEEEEEEGPEAREMAMMQEGEHTVTSHSSIIHRLPGSDNLYDDPYQPEMTPSPLQPPAAPAPTSTTSSARRRAYCRNRDHFATIRTASLVSRQIQEHEQDSALREQLSGYKRMRRQHQKQLLALESRLRGEREEHSARLQRELEAQRAGFGAEAEKLSRRHQAIGEKEARAAQAEERKFQQHILGQQKKELAALLEAQKRTYKLRKEQLKEELQENPSTPKREKAEWLLRQKEQLQQCQAEEEAGLLRRQRQYFELQCRQYKRKMLLARHSLDQDLLREDLNKKQTQKDLECALLLRQHEATRELELRQLQAVQRTRAELTRLQHQTELGNQLEYNKRREQELRQKHAAQVRQQPKSLKSKELQIKKQFQETCKIQTRQYKALRAHLLETTPKAQHKSLLKRLKEEQTRKLAILAEQYDQSISEMLSSQALRLDETQEAEFQALRQQLQQELELLNAYQSKIKIRTESQHERELRELEQRVALRRALLEQRVEEELLALQTGRSERIRSLLERQAREIEAFDAESMRLGFSSMALGGIPAEAAAQGYPAPPPAPAWPSRPVPRSGAHWSHGPPPPGMPPPAWRQPSLLAPPGPPNWLGPPAQSGTPRGGALLLLRNSPQPLRRAASGGSGSDSVGPPAAAVPGPLSRSTSVASHILNGSSHFYS; this is encoded by the exons ATGCCAGCTGGGGGCCGGGCCGGGAGCCTGAAGGACCCTGATGTGGCTGAGCTCTTCTTCAAGGATGACCCCGAAAAGCTCTTCTCTGACCTCCGCGAAATTGGCCATGGCAGCTTTGGAGCCGTGTACTTT GCCCGGGATGTCCGGAATAGTGAGGTGGTGGCCATCAAGAAGATGTCCTACAGTGGGAAGCAGTCAAATGAG AAGTGGCAGGACATCATCAAGGAGGTGCGGTTCCTACAGAAGCTCCGGCATCCCAATACCATTCAGTACCGGGGCTGTTACCTGAGGGAGCACACGGCTTGG CTGGTGATGGAGTATTGCCTGGGCTCAGCTTCTGACCTTCTAGAAG tgcaCAAGAAGCCCCTTCAGGAGGTGGAGATCGCGGCTGTGACTCACGGTGCCCTTCAGGGCCTGGCTTATCTGCACTCCCACAACATGATCCATAG GGATGTGAAAGCTGGAAACATCCTGCTGTCAGAGCCAGGCTTGGTGAAGCTGGGGGACTTTGGCTCTGCATCCATCATGGCACCTGCCAACTCCTTTGTGGGCACCCCATACTG GATGGCTCCGGAAGTGATTCTGGCAATGGATGAGGGGCAGTACGATGGCAAGGTGGATGTCTGGTCCTTGGGGATAACCTGCATCGAGCTGG CGGAACGGAAACCACCGCTGTTTAACATGAATGCGATGAGTGCCTTATACCACATTGCACAGAATGAGTCCCCCGTGCTCCAGTCAGGACACTG GTCTGAGTACTTCCGGAATTTTGTTGACTCCTGTCTTCAGAAAATTCCTCAAGACAGACCAACCTCAGAGGTTCTGCTGAAG CACCGCTTTGTGCTCCGGGAGCGGCCACCCACAGTCATCATGGACCTAATCCAGAGGACCAAGGATGCTGTGCGGGAGCTGGACAACCTGCAGTACCGCAAGATGAAGAAGATATTGTTCCAAGAAGCACCCAATGGCCCTGGCGCTGAAgccccagaggaggaggag CCTACGCCCTGTCCACAGGAGGCGGAGCCCTACATGCACCGTGCTGGGACGCTGACCAGTCTAGAGAGTAGCCACTCAGTGCCCAGCATGTCCATCAGCgcctccagccagagcagctcagTCAACAGCCTAGCAGATGCTTCAgacaatgaggaggaggaggaggaagaagaggaggaggaggaggaggaggaggaaggcccTGAAGCCCGGGAGATGGCCATGATGCAGGAGGGGGAGCACACAGTCACCTCCCATAGCTCCATCATCCACCGGCTGCCG GGCTCTGACAACCTGTATGATGACCCCTATCAGCCAGAGATGACCCCAAGCCCTCTCCAGCCACCTGCAGCCCCAGCTCCCACCTCTACCACCTCTTCTGCCCGCCGCCGGGCCTACTGCCGCAACCGGGACCATTTCGCCACCATCCGTACTGCCTCCCTG gTCAGCCGTCAGATCCAGGAGCATGAGCAGGACTCAGCCCTGCGGGAGCAGCTGAGTGGCTATAAGCGGATGCGACGACAGCACCAGAAACAGCTGCTGGCCTTGGAGTCGAGGCTGAGGGGTGAACGTGAGGAGCATAGTGCACGGTTGCAGCGGGAGCTTGAGGCACAGCGGGCTGGCTTTGGGGCTGAGGCAGAAAAGCTGTCACGGCGGCACCAGGCCATTGGTGAGAAGGAGGCACGAGCTGCCCAGGCCGAGGAGCGTAAGTTCCAGCAGCACATCCTGGGGCAGCAGAAGAAGGAGCTGGCTGCCCTCCTGGAGGCACAGAAGCGAACTTACAAACTTCGGAAGGAGCAGCTAAAGGAG GAGCTCCAGGAGAACCCCAGCACACCCAAGCGGGAGAAGGCCGAGTGGCTTTTGCGGCAGAAGGAGCAGCTACAGCAGtgccaggcagaggaggaggcagggctgcTGCGGCGGCAGCGCCAGTACTTTGAGCTACAGTGTCGCCAGTACAAGCGCAAGATGCTGCTGGCTCGTCACAGCCTGGACCAGGACCTGCTGCGAGAG GACTTGAACAAGAAACAGACACAGAAGGACTTGGAGTGTGCACTGCTGCTGCGACAGCATGAGGCCACACGGGAGCTGGAGCTACGGCAGCTCCAGGCTGTACAGCGCACACGGGCTGAGCTCACCCGCCTGCAGCACCAGACGGAGCTGGGCAACCAGCTGGAGTACAACAAGCGGCGTGAACAAGAGTTGCGGCAGAAGCACGCGGCCCAGGTTCGCCAGCAGCCCAAGAGCCTCAAA TCTAAGGAGCTGCAGATCAAGAAGCAGTTCCAGGAGACGTGTAAGATCCAGACTCGGCAGTACAAGGCTCTGCGGGCACACTTGCTGGAGACCACACCCAAAGCTCAGCACAAGAGCCTCCTTAAGCGGCTCAAGGAAGAACAGACCCGCAAGCTGGCAATCCTAGCCGAGCAGTATGACCAGTCCATCTCGGAGATGCTCAGCTCACAGGCG CTGCGGCTTGATGAGACCCAGGAGGCAGAGTTCCAGGCCCTTCGGCAGCAGCTTCAACAGGAACTGGAGCTGCTCAATGCTTACCAGAGCAAGATCAAGATCCGCACAGAGAGTCAACACGAGAGAGAGCTACGGGAGCTGGAGCAGAGAGTAGCTCTGAGGCGGGCACTGCTGGAGCAGCGG gtggaggaggagctgCTGGCCCTACAGACAGGGCGCTCTGAGCGAATCCGGAGTTTGCTGGAGCGGCAGGCCCGTGAGATCGAGGCTTTCGATGCTGAGAGCATGAGGCTGGGCTTCTCCAGTATGGCTCTGGGGGGCATCCCAGCCGAGGCTGCTGCCCAGGGCTATCCCGCgccaccccctgcccctgcctGGCCCTCCCGTCCTGTTCCTCGTTCAGGGGCACACTGGAGCCACGGTCCTCCTCCACCAGGCATGCCCCCCCCAGCCTGGCGTCAGCCCTCCCTGCTGGCTCCCCCAGGTCCCCCAAACTGGCTGGGGCCCCCAGCACAGAGTGGGACACCCCGTGGTGGAGCCCTGCTGCTGCTAAGAAACAGCCCCCAGCCCTTGCGGCGTGCAGCCTCAGGGGGCAGTGGCAGTGACAGCGTGGGCCCACCTGCTGCTGCAGTGCCCGGGCCTCTGAGCCGCAGTACCAGTGTTGCTTCCCACATCCTCAATGGTTCCTCCCACTTCTATTCTTGA